A region of Nostoc sp. 'Peltigera membranacea cyanobiont' N6 DNA encodes the following proteins:
- the bchI gene encoding magnesium chelatase ATPase subunit I, whose amino-acid sequence MSPTAQSTASTRRIVFPFTAIVGQEEMKLALLLNVIDPKIGGVMIMGDRGTGKSTTIRALADLLPEISVVANDPFSSDPSDPDLMSDEVRQLLEQGAEIPVTHKKVQMVDLPLGATEDRVCGTIDIEKALSEGVKAFEPGLLAKANRGILYVDEVNLLDDHLVDVLLDSAASGWNTVEREGISIRHPARFVLVGSGNPEEGELRPQLLDRFGMHAEIHTVKEPALRVQIVEQRADFDQNPPVFLENYKPQQEALQEQIVNAQQLLPEVKLDYELRVKISEVCSELDVDGLRGDIVSNRAAKALTAYEGRTEVTVDDICRVITLCLRHRLRKDPLESIDSGYKVAKVFSRVFGVELPESDTAQKNGTGQKLGARS is encoded by the coding sequence GTGAGTCCAACTGCTCAATCCACGGCAAGTACGCGTCGCATAGTATTTCCTTTTACGGCAATTGTGGGCCAGGAAGAAATGAAACTGGCGCTCCTATTGAACGTGATTGACCCCAAAATTGGTGGTGTAATGATCATGGGCGATCGCGGTACCGGTAAATCCACAACTATCCGGGCGCTGGCGGATCTGCTGCCAGAAATTTCTGTGGTTGCCAATGACCCTTTCAGTAGCGATCCTAGCGACCCTGATTTGATGAGCGATGAAGTCCGCCAACTTTTAGAACAAGGGGCAGAAATTCCTGTAACTCACAAAAAAGTCCAAATGGTAGACCTACCTCTAGGAGCTACAGAAGACCGAGTTTGTGGCACAATCGACATCGAGAAAGCTTTATCTGAAGGTGTTAAAGCTTTTGAACCAGGACTGCTGGCAAAGGCTAACCGGGGCATTCTCTATGTGGATGAAGTCAACTTATTAGATGACCACCTTGTAGATGTACTACTCGACTCCGCCGCTAGTGGATGGAATACTGTAGAACGGGAAGGTATTTCTATCCGTCACCCGGCGCGTTTTGTTCTTGTGGGTTCTGGAAACCCTGAAGAAGGCGAACTACGCCCCCAACTGCTCGATCGCTTTGGGATGCACGCAGAAATTCACACAGTCAAAGAACCAGCCTTGCGGGTGCAAATCGTGGAACAACGGGCGGATTTTGACCAAAATCCTCCAGTGTTTCTTGAAAACTACAAACCCCAGCAAGAAGCATTGCAAGAACAAATTGTCAATGCTCAACAGCTTTTACCAGAAGTAAAACTTGACTACGAGCTACGGGTAAAAATTTCTGAAGTCTGTTCTGAACTGGATGTAGATGGTTTGCGGGGTGACATTGTTAGTAACCGTGCCGCTAAAGCCTTAACAGCTTATGAAGGACGCACTGAAGTTACAGTTGATGATATCTGCCGCGTGATTACCCTATGTTTGCGTCATAGGCTGCGGAAAGACCCCTTAGAATCGATTGATTCTGGCTATAAAGTCGCCAAAGTTTTTAGCCGCGTCTTTGGTGTAGAACTACCAGAAAGTGATACTGCACAGAAAAACGGCACAGGTCAAAAGTTAGGGGCTAGGAGTTAA
- a CDS encoding DNA cytosine methyltransferase: MKEKSRNEIKNSSFRVLDLFAGCGGLSLGFQNAGFNILAGFDNWKPAIDVYQKNFSHEIFDYDLSNLRSNYQIFKEMCPEIIIGGPPCQDFSSAGKRNENLGRGDLSIVFSEIVKSVLPQWFLIENVDLFRKSNKYTEVKQILKDAGYGLSEIILDASLCGVPQKRKRFFCFGELQGKDKSLEPYLKKS, from the coding sequence ATGAAAGAAAAATCTAGGAATGAGATAAAAAACTCTTCATTTAGAGTTTTAGACCTTTTTGCTGGTTGTGGAGGGTTATCTTTAGGATTTCAAAATGCTGGATTTAATATTTTAGCAGGATTTGATAATTGGAAACCAGCTATAGATGTTTATCAAAAAAACTTTAGCCATGAAATTTTTGATTACGATCTTAGTAATTTAAGGAGTAACTATCAAATTTTTAAAGAAATGTGTCCTGAAATTATTATTGGTGGGCCACCTTGCCAAGACTTTTCTAGTGCCGGGAAACGCAATGAAAATTTAGGAAGAGGAGATTTAAGTATTGTATTTTCTGAGATAGTTAAAAGTGTTCTTCCTCAGTGGTTTTTGATAGAGAACGTAGACTTATTTCGTAAAAGCAATAAATATACAGAGGTTAAACAAATATTGAAAGACGCTGGATATGGTTTAAGTGAAATAATTTTGGATGCGAGTTTGTGCGGTGTCCCTCAAAAGCGAAAAAGATTTTTTTGTTTTGGAGAGTTACAGGGAAAAGACAAAAGTCTAGAACCTTACCTGAAAAAAAGTTAG
- a CDS encoding DNA cytosine methyltransferase, with protein MTIRDYLGNKLEIQYYYRHPRSYQRRGIFSIDEPSPTVRGVNRPIPKTYKKHPKDPVSIIENLRPLTTIERSYLQTFPETFIFEGTKTDLEQMIGNAVPVKLAEYVAKSILEYIKDSLNNPIRFTAENCLS; from the coding sequence ATGACCATTAGGGATTATCTGGGAAATAAATTAGAAATTCAATATTACTACAGACATCCAAGAAGTTACCAAAGAAGAGGAATTTTTAGTATTGATGAACCTAGCCCAACAGTAAGAGGAGTTAATCGTCCTATTCCTAAAACCTATAAGAAACATCCTAAAGATCCAGTAAGCATTATAGAAAACTTGCGCCCATTGACTACAATTGAAAGAAGCTACTTGCAGACTTTCCCTGAAACTTTTATTTTTGAAGGTACAAAAACAGACCTTGAACAAATGATAGGGAACGCTGTACCAGTAAAGCTTGCAGAATATGTTGCTAAAAGTATCCTTGAATATATTAAAGATAGTTTAAATAATCCTATAAGATTTACAGCAGAAAATTGTCTTTCATAA
- a CDS encoding glycoside hydrolase family 10 protein — MKSPFIAQSWRRLFKSLFPILILISFITVLLVDSFAPAIAEGWGFGAIAQLPRQEIRGVWMTTNDFDTLKDREKVQDAVSQLRRLNFNTIYPVVWNSGYVMYPSAIAQRAGIQPFIYKGSDGHDILADLINQAHRKGLLVIPWFEFGFMAPPTSELALNYPDWFTQKRDGSQTSNSAAGEVMWLNPFLPQVQQFITNLVLETVSQYDADGIQFDDHTSLPYEFGYDKYTVALYTKETKNAPPRDAQDAAWVKWRADKITAFMVQLNQAVKQRKPQAIFSVSPNYHDFAYKFHLQDWLTWMRQNIVDELIVQVYRPDMQSFVANISRPEIQEAQKIIPTGIGIMAGLRNNPVPMQQIKSQVRAAQERGLGVTFFYYESLWNDSLESLNERQVGFGSLFPSPALRARVE, encoded by the coding sequence ATGAAATCACCTTTTATTGCTCAAAGTTGGCGGCGACTATTCAAGTCTCTTTTTCCGATTCTCATTTTAATATCCTTTATTACGGTATTGCTGGTAGACAGTTTCGCCCCTGCGATCGCAGAAGGTTGGGGTTTTGGCGCGATCGCACAGCTACCCCGTCAAGAAATTCGCGGGGTTTGGATGACCACCAATGATTTTGACACTCTCAAGGATCGGGAGAAAGTGCAGGATGCGGTGAGTCAATTACGACGGCTGAACTTCAACACAATCTATCCTGTGGTGTGGAATTCTGGTTATGTAATGTATCCGAGTGCGATCGCACAACGTGCGGGTATTCAACCTTTTATCTACAAAGGTTCAGATGGACATGATATTCTTGCAGACCTAATTAACCAAGCCCATCGTAAAGGATTGCTAGTAATTCCCTGGTTTGAATTTGGTTTCATGGCTCCCCCAACGTCGGAACTAGCACTGAATTATCCTGATTGGTTCACACAAAAACGGGATGGTAGCCAAACTTCAAATAGTGCGGCTGGTGAGGTGATGTGGCTCAATCCCTTCCTTCCCCAAGTACAACAGTTCATCACCAACCTCGTGCTGGAAACTGTTAGCCAATATGATGCTGATGGCATTCAGTTTGACGATCATACGAGTTTGCCTTACGAATTTGGCTACGATAAATATACAGTTGCTTTGTACACTAAAGAAACTAAGAATGCTCCTCCAAGGGATGCCCAAGATGCGGCATGGGTAAAGTGGCGGGCAGATAAAATTACGGCATTCATGGTACAACTTAACCAAGCTGTGAAGCAAAGAAAACCACAAGCAATTTTCTCTGTTTCTCCTAATTATCATGATTTTGCTTACAAGTTTCACCTACAAGATTGGCTGACTTGGATGCGGCAAAATATTGTGGACGAGTTAATTGTGCAAGTTTATCGTCCCGATATGCAAAGTTTTGTGGCTAATATTTCTCGCCCAGAAATCCAAGAGGCACAAAAAATAATTCCAACTGGAATTGGTATTATGGCTGGGTTACGAAATAATCCAGTTCCTATGCAGCAAATTAAGTCTCAGGTGCGGGCTGCTCAAGAACGCGGTCTAGGCGTAACTTTCTTTTATTATGAAAGTCTTTGGAACGATTCTCTAGAATCCTTAAATGAGCGACAAGTTGGATTTGGAAGTCTCTTTCCATCTCCTGCACTCCGCGCCAGAGTTGAATAA
- a CDS encoding type II toxin-antitoxin system RelE/ParE family toxin has translation MEYFIAKEASQDLDEILDYFLVSNINAGERFIQGFNKKCQNIAQFPNIGRSYANFDPSLRGIPLDGYIIFYRVFEDSVVIVRVVSGYRDLKSIFADVDYE, from the coding sequence ATGGAATATTTTATTGCCAAAGAAGCAAGCCAAGATTTAGATGAAATTTTAGATTATTTTCTAGTTAGCAATATCAACGCAGGGGAAAGATTTATTCAAGGATTTAATAAGAAGTGCCAAAACATAGCTCAATTCCCGAATATAGGACGAAGCTACGCCAATTTTGATCCAAGCCTTAGAGGAATACCCTTAGATGGCTACATTATTTTTTATCGAGTTTTTGAAGATAGTGTTGTGATTGTACGAGTAGTTAGCGGTTATCGGGATTTAAAATCTATATTTGCAGATGTGGACTATGAGTAG
- a CDS encoding type II toxin-antitoxin system ParD family antitoxin, whose translation MNIQLKAEYEQFIQTRIATGRYENAEDVIVKALKLLEEWEKGYQEWEEETQKKIAVGLASIESGDVIDGEVVMARLSEKLRKARETQG comes from the coding sequence ATGAACATCCAACTTAAGGCGGAATACGAGCAATTTATACAAACCCGAATTGCTACAGGTAGATATGAAAATGCTGAAGATGTGATTGTTAAAGCATTGAAACTGCTGGAAGAATGGGAGAAGGGTTATCAGGAATGGGAAGAAGAAACCCAGAAAAAAATAGCTGTTGGGCTTGCTTCTATTGAAAGTGGAGACGTAATAGATGGTGAAGTGGTGATGGCGCGACTGTCAGAAAAATTACGCAAAGCGCGTGAGACTCAAGGATAA
- a CDS encoding Ycf66 family protein has protein sequence MLAYILALVVGLGSLAIYIAAFFFPEIHRKNDFIWSGVGLFYALVLWVFAPRITGGLLLGHVASVALLVWFGWQTLSLRRQLTPQAQQTQVPSAETVKTGIQEQVNKFSLQEKLGQLQKGLGSTFSGAKDKVQQTGNKKPPTSPKPEDITSVLVEQPALEIIDKTIVIPEQPAPQTITTDTEAKTEIVPEAIPPHPPSPELVEAAQPDFEIEDKQPISVEEIAPDAVLAPPAETPPEQIPPNQGS, from the coding sequence ATGCTGGCATATATCCTAGCTTTAGTAGTAGGTCTTGGTAGTTTAGCCATCTATATAGCAGCTTTCTTTTTTCCAGAAATCCACCGTAAGAATGACTTTATCTGGAGTGGTGTGGGACTATTCTATGCTTTAGTCTTATGGGTGTTTGCACCACGCATTACTGGAGGTTTGTTGCTGGGTCATGTGGCTAGTGTGGCTCTTTTGGTTTGGTTTGGTTGGCAAACTCTATCATTACGTCGCCAACTGACCCCCCAGGCACAACAAACCCAAGTACCTAGTGCTGAGACGGTGAAAACTGGCATTCAAGAACAGGTGAATAAGTTTTCCCTTCAGGAAAAGCTGGGCCAGTTGCAAAAAGGTCTTGGTAGTACCTTTAGTGGCGCGAAAGACAAGGTGCAACAGACTGGGAATAAAAAGCCACCCACAAGCCCCAAACCTGAAGACATTACTTCTGTTCTGGTAGAGCAACCTGCTCTTGAGATTATCGACAAAACTATTGTCATACCAGAACAACCAGCACCGCAGACAATTACTACCGACACCGAAGCAAAAACTGAGATTGTACCCGAAGCGATTCCACCACATCCCCCATCTCCTGAACTGGTGGAAGCAGCGCAACCAGATTTTGAAATTGAGGATAAGCAACCGATTTCTGTAGAAGAAATCGCGCCGGATGCGGTACTCGCTCCCCCGGCGGAAACACCACCGGAACAAATACCGCCGAATCAAGGTAGTTGA
- the gndA gene encoding NADP-dependent phosphogluconate dehydrogenase, whose translation MTLQSFGVIGLAVMGENIALNVERNGFPIAVYNRSREKTDAFMAQRAPGRNVKAAFTLEEFVALLERPRKILVMVQAGKPVDAVIAQLKPLLDEGDIIIDGGNSWFEDTERRTQELEPAGLRYLGMGVSGGEEGALNGPSLMPGGTTSSYEFLSPIFNKIAAQVDDGPCVTYIGPGGSGHYVKMVHNGIEYGDMQLIAEAYDLLKNVAGLNPSQLHDVFAEWNTTDELDSFLIEITKNIFPYIDPETNKPLVDLIVDAAGQKGTGRWTVQTALELGVAIPTITAAVNARIISSIKDERVAASKVLTGPSGKYDGQTKDFINKVRDALYCSKICSYAQGMALLSTASKTYNWNLDLGEMARIWKGGCIIRARFLNKIKKAFSENPALPNLLLAPEFKQTILDRQTAWREVIATAATVGIPVPAFSASLDYFDSYRRDRLPQNLTQAQRDYFGAHTYLRLDKPGSFHTEWVPIAEAKK comes from the coding sequence ATGACACTACAAAGCTTTGGTGTGATTGGATTAGCCGTTATGGGTGAGAACATCGCTCTCAACGTTGAGCGCAATGGCTTCCCAATTGCAGTTTACAACCGCTCCCGCGAAAAAACGGATGCGTTTATGGCGCAGCGTGCGCCAGGAAGGAACGTCAAAGCCGCTTTTACTCTGGAAGAATTCGTCGCCTTATTGGAACGTCCCCGCAAAATTCTAGTAATGGTGCAAGCTGGTAAGCCAGTGGATGCGGTGATTGCTCAACTAAAACCTTTGTTAGACGAAGGCGATATCATTATCGACGGTGGCAACTCTTGGTTTGAAGATACAGAACGACGCACTCAGGAATTAGAACCGGCTGGGCTTCGGTATCTTGGTATGGGTGTCAGTGGCGGTGAAGAAGGGGCGCTCAACGGCCCTTCACTAATGCCCGGAGGTACAACAAGCTCTTACGAGTTTCTATCACCAATTTTCAACAAAATTGCTGCCCAAGTCGATGATGGCCCTTGTGTAACCTATATTGGCCCCGGTGGTTCTGGCCATTATGTCAAAATGGTACACAACGGTATTGAGTATGGCGATATGCAGCTAATTGCTGAAGCCTACGACTTGCTGAAAAATGTCGCTGGATTAAACCCTAGTCAGCTACATGATGTGTTTGCTGAATGGAACACCACCGATGAACTCGATTCATTTTTGATTGAGATTACGAAGAATATCTTCCCATATATTGACCCAGAAACAAATAAACCCCTGGTGGATTTGATTGTTGATGCAGCAGGTCAAAAGGGAACTGGACGCTGGACTGTGCAAACTGCATTGGAATTGGGAGTTGCTATTCCCACAATTACAGCCGCAGTTAATGCCCGGATTATTTCTTCGATTAAAGACGAGCGGGTTGCAGCATCGAAAGTCCTCACAGGCCCCAGTGGCAAGTATGACGGGCAAACTAAGGACTTTATCAACAAAGTACGCGATGCTCTCTATTGCTCAAAAATCTGTTCTTATGCTCAAGGGATGGCGTTGCTATCCACAGCTTCCAAAACATATAACTGGAATTTGGATCTGGGCGAAATGGCGCGGATTTGGAAGGGCGGTTGTATTATTCGCGCTCGCTTTTTGAATAAGATTAAAAAGGCTTTTAGCGAAAATCCAGCTTTGCCTAACTTGCTGTTAGCTCCCGAATTTAAGCAGACAATTCTCGACAGACAGACTGCTTGGCGGGAAGTAATTGCGACAGCCGCAACAGTAGGAATTCCAGTCCCCGCATTTAGCGCATCCTTGGATTATTTTGACAGCTATCGCCGCGATCGCTTACCTCAAAATCTAACTCAAGCACAACGCGACTACTTCGGCGCACATACCTACCTACGTCTTGACAAACCCGGAAGTTTCCATACTGAATGGGTACCTATTGCTGAAGCTAAGAAGTAA
- a CDS encoding helix-turn-helix domain-containing protein: MPVSYSKDLRERVIMAWEAKEGSQRQLAQRFKVSLSFVRNLLRQYRVNGQIEAKRRGGYQKPTIQNEHLGFIQSLVEGKNDLLLRELCDRYAERTGLSVSITTMHRAVEKLGLRCKKKVFTPASKIPQEYKS; the protein is encoded by the coding sequence ATGCCAGTATCTTACTCAAAGGATTTGCGTGAGCGTGTGATTATGGCGTGGGAAGCGAAAGAAGGCTCTCAACGCCAGTTGGCACAAAGATTCAAAGTGAGTTTGTCATTTGTAAGAAACCTACTGCGTCAGTATCGGGTAAATGGACAAATCGAGGCAAAACGACGTGGAGGATATCAAAAGCCAACGATTCAAAACGAGCATCTGGGCTTTATCCAGTCTTTAGTTGAGGGAAAAAATGATTTGCTACTTAGAGAATTATGCGATCGCTATGCAGAACGCACAGGGCTTAGTGTAAGTATTACTACAATGCATCGTGCGGTAGAAAAATTAGGCTTGCGGTGTAAAAAAAAAGTCTTTACGCCAGCGAGCAAGATACCCCAAGAGTACAAGAGTTAA